In the Anguilla anguilla isolate fAngAng1 chromosome 7, fAngAng1.pri, whole genome shotgun sequence genome, one interval contains:
- the g3bp2 gene encoding ras GTPase-activating protein-binding protein 2 — protein sequence MVMEKPSPLLVGREFVRQYYTLLNKAPDFLHRFYGRHSSYVHGGLDASGKPAEAVYGQAEIHKKVMSLQFSECHTKIRHVDAHATLNDGVVVQVMGELSNSGQPMRKFMQTFVLAPEGSVANKFYVHNDIFRYEDEVFGDSEAELEESEEEVEEEQEERQLSPEPLQDSPRSTAYYEQHPVTNGVEEALEEPAPEAEPEPEPEEVKKVEEEPKPNIEEKVLEELEEKVPSPVPVESPPHAQEQPKTFSWASVTSKNLPPSGTTTSSGIPPHVVKATSSQPRVEPKQEAQPPVPRARDQRTRERPGFIPRGPRPDGVASSDSQAGKPHFSFINKGRGDSEANEMEGRRVVRYPDSHQLFVGNLPHDIDESELKDFFMTFGNVVELRINTKGVGGKLPNFGFVVFDDSDPVQRILGAKPIMFRGEVRLNVEEKKTRAARERETRGGDDRRDMRRNDRGPGGPRGIMGSGMMRDRDGRGPPPRGGMAPKPGLGSGRGAGQGGESRFTTQRR from the exons ATGGTGATGGAGAAGCCAAGTCCCCTGCTTGTAGGGCGGGAGTTTGTGAGGCAGTATTACACACTCTTAAACAAGGCGCCAGACTTTCTGCACAG GTTCTATGGAAGACACTCCTCCTATGTTCATGGTGGGCTGGATGCCAGCGGGAAACCGGCAGAGGCTGTATATGGGCAAGCT gagATCCACAAGAAGGTGATGTCCCTTCAGTTCAGTGAATGCCACACGAAGATCCGGCACGTGGATGCCCACGCCACCCTGAACGATGGCGTTGTGGTTCAGGTCATGGGGGAGCTCTCCAACAGCGGACAGCCAATGAGGAAGTTCATGCAGACCTTCGTGCTCGCTCCTGAG GGTTCGGTGGCCAATAAGTTCTACGTGCACAATGACATCTTCCGCTACGAAGACGAGGTGTTTGGCGATTCCGAGGCCGAGCTGGAAG AATCTGAAGAGGAGGTggaagaggaacaggaagagcGGCAGCTCTCGCCAGAGCCCCTCCAGGACAGCCCCAGAAGCACCGCCTACTACGAGCAGCATCCTGTGAC TAATGGCGTGGAGGAGGCACTGGAGGAGCCTGCTCCTGAGGCAGAACCTGAGCCTGAGCCAGAGGAGGTGAAGAAGGTCGAGGAGGAGCCCAAGCCCAATATCGAggagaaggttctggaagaGCTGGAGGAAAAAGTGCCGTCTCCCGTTCCAGTGGAGTCCCCGCCCCACGCCCAGGAGCAGCCGAAG ACCTTCTCTTGGGCTTCAGTGACCAGTAAAAACCTGCCTCCTAGCGGTACCACGACTTCCTCTGGAATTCCTCCCCATGTTGTTAAAGCCACAAGTTCACAG CCGAGAGTGGAGCCCAAGCAGGAAGCCCAGCCGCCCGTCCCGCGGGCGAGAGACCAGCGCACGCGCGAGAGGCCTGGGTTCATCCCGCGGGGACCCCGACCCG ATGGAGTGGCGTCGTCGGATTCGCAGGCAGGAAAGCCGCACTTCAGCTTCATAAACAAAG GGAGGGGAGATTCGGAAGCCAATGAGATGGAGGGCCGGCGGGTCGTGAGGTATCCAGACAGCCACCAGCTCTTCGTCGGCAATCTGCCACACGACATCGACGAGAGCGAACTGAAGGACTTCTTCATGA CCTTTGGAAATGTCGTCGAGCTGCGCATCAACACCAAGGGCGTCGGAGGGAAGCTGCCCAACTTTGGCTTCGTGGTCTTCGATGATTCTGACCCTGTGCAGAGAATTCTGGGTGCAAAG CCCATCATGTTCCGCGGCGAGGTGCGGCTGAACGTGGAGGAGAAGAAGACGCGCGCCGCGCGCGAGCGGGAGACCCGCGGCGGGGACGACCGCCGGGACATGCGCCGCAACGACCGCGGCCCCGGGGGGCCCCGCGGCATCATGGGAAGCGGAATGATGCGGGATCGGGACGGGCGGGGCCCTCCTCCGCGCGGCGGGATGGCTCCCAAGCCGGGCCTGGGTTCGGGAAGAGGAGCCGGGCAGGGCGGGGAGAGCCGATTCACCACCCAGCGACGCTGA